In a single window of the Arachis hypogaea cultivar Tifrunner chromosome 6, arahy.Tifrunner.gnm2.J5K5, whole genome shotgun sequence genome:
- the LOC112696815 gene encoding uncharacterized protein, which translates to MRGPTERSPTTATNTNTRRSVYINTAALAGPSLDPTAGFHQIRPPFHATLPHFLQKPQALPFLLCFLLILTWISFTIHHSSSSSSARLQRFPSPLTESTREADRMANLVRFSSSVPSPVAKDTRGWLLDPISLARASGILGGALTCASVHIGEIRPGRLRGNHRHHDCNETFVLWGALTKFRLENSEVTDTGYAEVIIGPDDIVVAASPSNTAHALVNIDPVRSTFFIGCQDNTINYNASSTDFNVWKDL; encoded by the exons ATGAGAGGGCCAACTGAGAGGAGCCCCACCACtgccaccaacaccaacaccagaAGGTCAGTTTACATCAACACCGCCGCCCTTGCAGGTCCATCCCTGGACCCCACCGCTGGGTTCCACCAGATCCGTCCTCCTTTCCACGCCACACTCCCTCACTTCCTTCAGAAGCCGCAAGCTCTTCCCTTCCTCCTCTGCTTCCTCCTCATCCTCACATGGATCTCCTTCACCATCCAccattcctcttcttcctcctccgccCGCCTTCAACGCTTTCCGTCGCCTCTAACGGAATCAACCCGCGAAGCCGATAGAATGGCCAACCTTGTTAGGTTCAGCTCCTCCGTCCCCTCCCCCGTCGCTAAGGACACCCGCGGTTGGCTCCTCGACCCTATCTCGCTAGCTCGAGCTTCTGGCATTTTAG GTGGAGCTCTCACTTGTGCTTCGGTTCATATAGGAGAGATTCGGCCTGGCAGGTTGAGAGGGAATCATAGGCATCATGATTGCAACGAGACATTTGTCCTTTGGGGTGCCCTAACCAAATTTAGG TTGGAGAATAGTGAGGTAACTGATACTGGTTACGCCGAAGTGATCATTGGTCCAGATGATATTGTTGTTGCTGCCAGCCCCAGTAATACGGCACATGCTTTGGTGAACATAGATCCGGTTCGGAGTACATTCTTTATAGGATGCCAGGACAACACTATAAACTATAATGCTTCAAGTACCGATTTCAATGTTTGGAAAGATCTTTAA
- the LOC112696814 gene encoding metacaspase-9 codes for MEGKSKRLAVLVGCNYYNTPNELHGCINDVLAMRDTLVKRFEFEAANIEVLTDAPGSSSPLPTGANIKLALARMVDAAKAGDVLYFHYSGHGTRIPSKKRGHPFRQEEAIVPCDFNLITDLDFRQLVNRLPSGASLTILSDSCHSGGLIDKEKEQIGPSSVISKSEAPKNYTYTPKTIPFESILQHLSSLTKINTTDIGTHLLESFGEEASLRFRLPLPDPELSTPLRADNGVLLSGCQPDETSADMRPNEVSAKAYGAFSNAVQMVLTENPGTISNREVVILARKLLQSQGFQQHPCLYCSDENANATFLWQS; via the exons ATGGAGGGAAAGAGCAAGAGGCTAGCTGTTTTGGTGGGGTGCAATTACTATAACACCCCTAACGAGTTGCATGGCTGCATAAACGATGTGCTGGCTATGAGGGACACACTAGTGAAGCGCTTTGAGTTTGAAGCTGCCAACATTGAGGTCCTAACCGATGCACCCGGCTCATCCTCGCCTTTGCCCACCGGCGCCAACATCAAGCTGGCGCTGGCTCGCATGGTCGATGCAGCCAAAGCTGGGGATGTTCTGTACTTTCACTACAGTGGACATGGAACCAGGATCCCTTCAAAGAAACGTGGCCATCCATTCCGCCAAGAGGAAGCAATTGTGCCTTGTGACTTCAATCTTATCACAG ATTTGGATTTCCGGCAACTGGTGAATCGGCTGCCGAGTGGCGCGAGCCTCACAATCCTGTCAGACTCATGCCACAGCGGCGGCCTAATCGACAAAGAGAAGGAACAGATAGGGCCATCATCAGTAATCTCCAAAAGTGAAGCACCGAAAAATTACACTTACACCCCAAAGACAATTCCCTTTGAGTCCATATTGCAGCACCTTTCATCGCTAACAAAAATAAACACCACTGACATTGGAACACACTTGTTAGAATCCTTCGGTGAGGAAGCCAGCCTGAGGTTCCGGCTTCCCCTGCCGGATCCTGAATTGTCCACACCGCTTCGGGCGGACAACGGCGTTCTGCTGAGTGGCTGCCAGCCTGATGAGACATCTGCCGACATGAGGCCGAACGAAGTGAGCGCAAAGGCTTATGGTGCATTCAGCAATGCCGTTCAGATGGTTTTGACGGAGAATCCTGGTACGATAAGTAACAGAGAAGTTGTGATTTTAGCTAGGAAGTTGCTTCAATCACAGGGGTTTCAGCAGCATCCTTGTCTCTATTGCAGTGATGAGAATGCAAATGCTACTTTCTTGTGGCAAAGTTAA